The Bradyrhizobium sp. WBAH42 genome includes a window with the following:
- a CDS encoding type II asparaginase, with the protein MSVLFALLMIVDVADARGPGLPNVMVLATGGTIAGSGASSTTVVGYTAATVGIETLLNAVPELKTVANVKGEQVFQIASENMNNDYWLKLAKRVNTLLAQDDVDGIVITHGTDTIEETSYFLNLVVKSKKPVVVVGAMRPSTAISADGPINLFNAVILAGSEEAVGKGVLVALNDQINAARDVTKNNTSTADTFRTPELGFLGYMQGNKPYFYRQSTRRHTADSEFDVSNLDVLPQVDIVYGYANMNRVAIDAFVAAGAKGVVHAGVGDGSLARPAVEPALDEARKKGVVIVRSSRVGNGIVARNGEAKDDEHDFVVSDTLNPQKARILLMLALTKTTDTKDIQRMFYAY; encoded by the coding sequence ATGAGTGTGCTCTTTGCGCTGCTCATGATTGTTGACGTTGCCGACGCCAGAGGCCCTGGCCTGCCCAACGTCATGGTTCTCGCAACCGGCGGCACGATCGCCGGCAGCGGGGCGAGCAGCACCACAGTCGTCGGGTATACCGCAGCCACGGTGGGCATCGAGACCCTCTTGAACGCCGTCCCCGAGTTGAAAACGGTGGCCAACGTCAAGGGCGAGCAGGTCTTCCAGATCGCCAGCGAGAACATGAACAATGATTATTGGCTGAAGCTCGCCAAGCGCGTCAATACGCTCCTCGCACAGGACGACGTGGACGGGATCGTGATCACGCACGGGACCGATACGATCGAGGAAACCAGCTATTTCCTGAATCTGGTCGTCAAGAGCAAGAAGCCTGTGGTCGTCGTCGGCGCGATGCGGCCATCGACAGCGATCAGCGCGGACGGCCCGATCAACCTCTTCAATGCGGTGATCCTCGCAGGCAGTGAAGAAGCCGTCGGCAAGGGCGTGCTCGTCGCCCTCAACGATCAGATCAACGCCGCGCGCGACGTCACCAAGAACAACACGTCCACGGCAGACACCTTTCGCACGCCTGAACTCGGCTTTCTCGGCTACATGCAGGGCAACAAGCCGTATTTCTATCGGCAATCGACCCGCCGGCACACGGCGGATTCCGAATTTGACGTGTCCAACCTCGATGTCCTGCCTCAGGTCGACATCGTCTACGGCTACGCCAACATGAACCGGGTTGCGATCGACGCCTTTGTCGCCGCCGGCGCCAAGGGGGTCGTGCATGCCGGCGTGGGTGACGGCAGCCTGGCCCGCCCCGCGGTCGAGCCGGCGCTGGACGAAGCCCGCAAGAAGGGCGTTGTGATCGTTCGCAGCAGCCGTGTCGGCAACGGCATCGTCGCGCGCAATGGCGAGGCCAAGGACGATGAGCACGACTTCGTCGTCTCGGATACGCTCAATCCCCAGAAAGCGCGCATCTTGCTGATGCTGGCGTTGACCAAGACGACCGACACCAAGGACATTCAGCGGATGTTCTACGCCTATTAA
- a CDS encoding DUF2336 domain-containing protein gives MMANSPADSLVDLENAVATCPLDRCARILSGILQLLTSSRDRSQELLADMADGVLLRLVERVEASTLIDVSAALAELKVAPPKTVRRLASHHDPEVACPVLLRSQSLSTADLKSVAAASGERQQCAIAGRAPIDPLVIETLIKCGAPSVCLALIGNREARFSDAAYVALIEKCLSDDELTKALALRPDTPDRVMRELLSALPAPKSGTGPKAIGSHQTATAAPNVARLPCAAAYARARPEIVALNRTGKLNDSTVNRFAIRGETANLVTALSVLSGTPIEIVEHVITDEDCEGLVMACRASRLNWQTTLAILSNRCGTRLSFAERGRAQHIFETLLLSTSQWTVRWGEIAANAKESGRGHRDAKNMGVS, from the coding sequence ATGATGGCAAACTCGCCTGCTGATAGTCTGGTCGATCTGGAGAACGCGGTTGCAACATGTCCGCTGGACCGGTGTGCTCGCATCCTCTCAGGCATATTGCAACTGCTCACAAGCAGCCGCGACCGATCTCAGGAATTACTCGCCGACATGGCCGACGGCGTCCTGCTACGGCTGGTCGAGCGGGTTGAGGCCAGCACGCTGATTGATGTCAGCGCGGCGCTCGCAGAGCTCAAAGTGGCTCCGCCGAAGACCGTGCGACGTCTCGCCTCGCACCACGATCCGGAAGTCGCCTGCCCTGTCTTGCTCCGCTCGCAATCACTGTCCACGGCCGATCTCAAGTCGGTCGCAGCCGCGAGCGGCGAACGACAACAATGTGCGATCGCCGGCCGCGCGCCGATCGATCCACTGGTGATCGAGACGCTGATCAAGTGTGGCGCCCCCAGTGTTTGTCTCGCACTGATCGGCAACAGGGAGGCAAGATTCTCCGATGCCGCCTACGTTGCATTGATTGAGAAGTGCCTGTCGGATGACGAACTGACCAAAGCTCTGGCGCTCAGGCCGGACACGCCCGATAGGGTCATGCGGGAGTTGCTGTCGGCCTTGCCAGCGCCGAAATCTGGCACAGGGCCGAAGGCCATCGGCTCGCATCAGACCGCAACGGCCGCGCCGAACGTCGCGAGGCTGCCCTGCGCCGCCGCTTATGCACGCGCGCGGCCGGAAATCGTCGCGCTCAACCGCACCGGCAAGCTCAACGATTCCACGGTAAACCGCTTCGCCATTCGCGGCGAGACTGCCAACCTCGTTACGGCGCTGTCGGTGCTGTCGGGCACTCCCATCGAGATCGTCGAGCATGTCATCACCGACGAGGATTGCGAGGGTCTCGTCATGGCCTGCCGCGCCTCGCGGCTGAATTGGCAGACCACGCTCGCCATCCTGAGCAACCGCTGCGGCACGCGGCTTTCCTTCGCCGAGCGCGGACGCGCACAGCACATTTTCGAGACGTTGCTGCTGTCGACCAGCCAGTGGACGGTGCGTTGGGGCGAAATTGCCGCAAACGCCAAGGAGAGCGGTCGGGGTCATCGGGACGCAAAGAACATGGGGGTTAGCTGA
- a CDS encoding alpha/beta hydrolase, with protein MAAPLDPVIAQIIPLMPMRDPTGMTPQSARDSLRALAASRAAIPPPPVDSVEDIKVKGGAGPLPARVYRNGSPPAPTVVFFHGGGWVAGDLETHDRQARNLAIETGAVVVSVDYRRPPETRFPGAFEDAFAAVSDVFGRIAEFGGDAKRFGVAGDSAGGNLAATTAIACRDAGIKLAAQLLVYPVTDVVGAYADAGENARYPSRAENADGYFLTRATMEWFCGHYLADPAHAGDWRVSPLRAASLAGVAPAVVTTAWFDPLRDEGAAYARALEAAGIRVKHHEGPGLIHGYFGMGDASDAARAEAQRARADFKALLVRGV; from the coding sequence ATGGCCGCACCGCTCGATCCCGTCATCGCCCAGATCATTCCGCTCATGCCGATGCGCGATCCCACGGGCATGACGCCACAGAGCGCCCGCGATTCCTTGCGCGCACTCGCTGCCTCGCGCGCGGCCATTCCGCCGCCGCCCGTCGATAGCGTCGAGGATATCAAGGTGAAAGGCGGCGCCGGTCCGCTTCCTGCACGGGTCTACCGGAACGGCAGCCCGCCGGCACCGACCGTGGTGTTCTTCCATGGCGGCGGCTGGGTTGCGGGCGATCTCGAAACCCACGACCGGCAGGCGCGCAACCTTGCGATCGAGACCGGCGCGGTCGTCGTCTCCGTCGACTATCGACGTCCGCCCGAGACGCGCTTTCCCGGCGCCTTCGAGGATGCCTTCGCCGCGGTGAGCGACGTGTTTGGCCGCATCGCGGAATTTGGCGGTGACGCAAAGCGCTTCGGCGTTGCCGGCGACAGCGCCGGCGGCAATCTCGCTGCGACGACCGCGATCGCCTGCCGCGATGCCGGCATCAAGCTCGCCGCGCAGCTCCTGGTCTATCCGGTCACCGACGTCGTCGGCGCTTATGCCGATGCGGGCGAGAACGCACGCTATCCCTCGCGCGCGGAGAACGCCGACGGCTACTTCCTCACGCGCGCGACCATGGAATGGTTCTGCGGCCACTATCTCGCCGATCCCGCGCACGCCGGCGACTGGCGCGTCTCGCCGCTGCGGGCCGCATCGCTGGCCGGCGTCGCGCCGGCGGTCGTGACCACCGCGTGGTTCGATCCCCTGCGCGACGAAGGCGCGGCCTATGCGCGGGCGCTGGAAGCGGCCGGCATCCGCGTCAAGCATCATGAGGGCCCCGGCCTGATCCACGGCTATTTCGGCATGGGCGACGCCTCCGACGCCGCGCGCGCCGAAGCCCAGCGCGCGCGGGCCGACTTCAAGGCGCTGCTCGTGCGCGGCGTGTGA
- a CDS encoding PilZ domain-containing protein, with protein sequence MKFDGRKAARVKLDHRQPVNLMGSDGTWRRSCVLLDVSQTGAKVEVEGTLDVLKAKEFFMVLSSTGLAYRRCELVWIDGTTAGVHFITVDGKKKSAGAPAPGQNAVQVK encoded by the coding sequence ATGAAGTTCGACGGTCGAAAAGCCGCCCGCGTGAAGCTGGACCACAGGCAGCCGGTCAATCTCATGGGGTCCGACGGCACCTGGCGGCGCAGCTGCGTCCTGCTCGACGTATCGCAGACGGGCGCGAAGGTCGAGGTCGAGGGCACGCTCGACGTGCTCAAGGCCAAGGAATTCTTCATGGTGCTGTCGTCGACAGGCCTCGCCTACCGGCGCTGCGAGCTGGTCTGGATCGACGGCACCACCGCCGGCGTCCATTTCATTACCGTTGACGGCAAGAAGAAATCTGCCGGCGCACCAGCGCCCGGGCAGAACGCGGTCCAGGTCAAATAG
- a CDS encoding NADPH-dependent FMN reductase — MSNRILVLYGSYRSDRMGIRLANFVIDRLRGRGEDVEFIDAKAIGLPMLDRMYKEYPKGSAPEALEKLAGQIRDADGFVFVTGEYNWGIQPGLKNLTDHFLEEWFWRPAAIVSYSAGRLSGARAATAWHGTLSEMGMVVVSSTIGVGPIAQTLSEAGEPIGDGGKALERSFPRFADDLAWWIEAAKAQRTRKAPPY, encoded by the coding sequence ATGAGCAATCGCATTCTCGTTCTCTACGGTTCCTACCGTTCCGACCGCATGGGCATCCGCCTTGCGAATTTCGTCATCGACCGGCTGCGCGGCCGCGGCGAGGACGTCGAGTTCATCGACGCCAAGGCGATCGGGCTGCCGATGCTGGACCGCATGTACAAGGAATATCCCAAGGGCTCGGCGCCGGAGGCGCTGGAGAAGCTGGCCGGGCAGATCCGCGACGCCGACGGATTCGTCTTCGTCACCGGCGAGTACAATTGGGGCATCCAGCCCGGCCTGAAGAACCTCACCGACCACTTCCTGGAGGAATGGTTCTGGCGCCCGGCCGCGATCGTGAGCTATTCGGCCGGCCGGCTGTCCGGTGCCCGTGCGGCGACGGCCTGGCACGGCACGCTCTCGGAGATGGGCATGGTGGTGGTGTCGAGCACCATCGGCGTCGGCCCGATCGCGCAGACGCTGTCGGAGGCCGGCGAACCGATCGGCGACGGCGGCAAGGCCCTGGAGCGCTCCTTCCCGCGCTTCGCCGACGATCTGGCCTGGTGGATCGAGGCGGCGAAAGCACAACGGACGCGCAAGGCACCGCCGTATTGA
- a CDS encoding cupin domain-containing protein, with product MDAAIPHDQGAAERHSHLVRPHDMDWQKTRFPGCEAKTLLFDRGTGLMTALMRFAPGSVLPDHEHVGIEQSWVIEGALVDKEGPAKGIACKAGEFIWREAGSRHAAWCPDGALILAIFQVPNKFFEADGRVVDAAGQDWDEVWGHTAAQRAQSA from the coding sequence ATGGACGCCGCGATCCCGCACGACCAGGGCGCCGCTGAGCGGCATTCGCACCTGGTTCGCCCCCATGACATGGATTGGCAGAAGACGCGCTTTCCGGGCTGCGAGGCCAAGACGCTGCTGTTCGATCGCGGCACGGGGCTGATGACCGCCTTGATGCGCTTTGCGCCGGGATCGGTGCTGCCTGATCACGAGCATGTCGGCATCGAGCAGAGCTGGGTCATCGAAGGTGCGCTCGTCGACAAGGAGGGCCCGGCCAAGGGCATTGCCTGCAAGGCCGGCGAATTCATCTGGCGCGAGGCGGGCAGCCGGCACGCCGCCTGGTGCCCGGACGGCGCGCTGATCCTGGCGATCTTCCAGGTGCCGAACAAGTTCTTCGAGGCCGACGGCCGCGTGGTCGATGCCGCCGGCCAGGATTGGGACGAGGTCTGGGGGCACACCGCGGCGCAGCGGGCGCAGAGCGCCTGA
- a CDS encoding HD-GYP domain-containing protein, with protein MQDARTRSGSVNGDAGIRTTATARPLLHVLADTSDKLSGICSILQERFAIAGERLDADSRLSQTPVAIVIRAELRDVDNIAAIKQRAAKLAKVGKRIFLLEHTSHVCISQAYALGATLVLPSTVGRTKLLAALADPADGPSASSGDTLQSDNAVETAATAIASMFAAVTLGQPLDVDGAKEAGRQIAERITRQGLTEWLMTVRRHHEGTYQHCLLVTGLAIDFGLSLGVGRADLERLYSAAMFHDIGKAQIPLAVLDKPGRLDATERALIETHPAAGYDFLKDHDGISREILDAVRHHHEYLDGSGYPDALCGESICDIVRILTISDIFAALIEHRHYKPTMPRAEAYDVLCGMNGKLEKALVRSFKQVALTR; from the coding sequence GTGCAAGACGCGCGAACCAGATCCGGCTCCGTCAATGGTGACGCCGGCATCCGAACGACGGCAACGGCTCGTCCCCTCCTGCACGTGCTGGCCGACACGTCCGACAAGCTCTCGGGCATCTGCTCGATCCTCCAGGAGAGGTTCGCCATTGCAGGCGAGCGGCTCGATGCCGATTCCAGGCTGTCGCAGACACCGGTCGCCATCGTCATTCGCGCGGAGCTGCGCGACGTCGACAATATCGCCGCCATCAAGCAGCGGGCTGCCAAGTTGGCGAAGGTCGGGAAGCGCATCTTCCTGCTCGAGCACACCTCCCACGTCTGCATTTCCCAGGCCTATGCGCTCGGGGCGACGCTGGTCCTTCCCAGCACGGTCGGCCGGACCAAGCTGCTGGCGGCACTGGCCGATCCGGCCGACGGGCCGTCCGCTTCGTCAGGCGATACGCTGCAATCCGACAACGCCGTCGAGACCGCAGCGACCGCGATCGCATCGATGTTCGCGGCTGTCACCTTGGGCCAGCCGCTCGATGTCGATGGTGCCAAGGAGGCCGGTCGCCAGATCGCCGAGCGCATCACCCGGCAGGGCCTGACCGAGTGGCTCATGACGGTGCGGCGCCACCACGAAGGAACCTATCAGCACTGCCTACTGGTGACCGGTCTCGCCATCGACTTCGGACTGAGCCTTGGCGTCGGCAGGGCCGACCTGGAACGTCTCTACTCGGCGGCCATGTTCCATGACATCGGCAAGGCGCAGATTCCGCTCGCGGTGCTCGACAAGCCTGGTCGCCTCGATGCCACGGAACGCGCGCTGATCGAAACGCATCCGGCCGCTGGCTACGACTTTCTCAAGGACCATGACGGAATCTCGCGGGAGATCCTCGATGCCGTTCGCCACCATCACGAGTATCTGGACGGGAGCGGCTATCCCGATGCGCTCTGCGGCGAGAGCATTTGCGATATCGTCAGGATTCTAACGATCTCGGACATCTTCGCAGCGCTGATCGAGCACCGGCACTACAAGCCGACCATGCCGCGCGCGGAGGCCTACGACGTTCTGTGCGGGATGAATGGCAAGCTGGAAAAGGCGCTGGTCCGCTCGTTCAAGCAGGTCGCGCTCACACGATGA
- a CDS encoding AraC family transcriptional regulator codes for MNSIDDVPRSALKTFRFSDVDEFRNAIRGLNFEFTPFVRKISAEQTILALPGCDVNLTRAFPRVVDAQLVENCTAIGFTMDDLNVPIRFNGSQRARPVVVIGNGGAAYTTIEEVQRQIASVIFRPEVRDRGWPLTLSSFKIFEISPVGLQRLRGVVREVLAEASGPVDARELLLKGAAMKESLLGAVDDAFATIVSARWTLGPNDGRNFRMFQDIRALLSEDLSEPIYSDEIARKLGLSVRTMHDIVRRYRGMSLHRYLRLHRLWLVRRRLLAGADSVKAVALAYGFWHLSDFSRGYRDQFGETPSQTLDRGRRR; via the coding sequence ATGAACAGCATTGACGATGTGCCGAGGTCGGCACTCAAAACATTTCGCTTTTCAGACGTCGACGAATTTCGAAACGCCATACGCGGGCTGAACTTCGAATTCACCCCTTTTGTGCGGAAGATTTCGGCTGAGCAGACAATCCTCGCCTTGCCCGGCTGCGACGTGAATTTGACGCGCGCGTTTCCGCGGGTGGTTGACGCACAACTCGTGGAGAATTGCACTGCGATCGGCTTCACGATGGACGATCTCAACGTACCGATTCGCTTCAACGGCTCGCAACGTGCGCGACCGGTCGTGGTCATTGGCAACGGCGGAGCGGCCTACACCACCATCGAGGAGGTGCAGCGGCAAATCGCCTCGGTGATTTTCCGGCCCGAGGTGAGGGATCGTGGTTGGCCGCTCACGCTCTCGAGCTTCAAGATTTTTGAAATCTCCCCGGTCGGCTTGCAGCGGTTGCGCGGCGTGGTTCGCGAAGTGCTGGCCGAGGCGTCCGGCCCGGTCGACGCACGGGAGCTCTTGTTGAAGGGCGCGGCGATGAAGGAGTCCCTGCTCGGAGCCGTCGACGACGCCTTTGCAACCATCGTTTCGGCCCGCTGGACCCTGGGTCCCAACGACGGACGGAATTTCAGGATGTTCCAGGACATCCGCGCACTGCTGTCTGAGGACCTGTCGGAGCCGATTTATAGCGATGAGATCGCGCGCAAGCTCGGGCTGTCCGTTCGCACCATGCACGACATCGTTCGCCGCTACCGCGGCATGAGCCTGCACCGCTACTTGCGTCTGCACCGGCTGTGGCTGGTGCGCCGGCGCCTTCTCGCCGGCGCCGACAGCGTCAAGGCAGTCGCGCTGGCGTATGGCTTCTGGCATCTCAGCGATTTCTCCAGAGGCTATCGCGACCAGTTCGGCGAGACGCCGTCGCAAACGCTGGACCGCGGTCGCAGAAGGTAG